Part of the Thermoproteales archaeon genome, AAAGATAAGGAATTTCTAGTTCTTTTAGGACCTAGCGGTTGTGGAAAAACTACGACGTTGAGGCTTATAGCAGGTCTTGAAACTCCCGATGATGGCGAAATATGGATTGGAGATAAGCTCGTTAACGAGCTACCGCCTAAAGAAAGAGATGTCGCAATGGTTTTCCAAAGCTATGCTCTCTATCCGCATATGAAAGTATACGATAACATTGCCTTTCCCTTAAAAATCAGAAATTTACCTAAAAAAGAAATCGATAAGAGAGTGCATGAAATCGCGAAATTGCTCAAGATAGAGGAGCTTTTGAACAGATATCCCAGACAGCTAAGCGGAGGACAGCAACAAAGGGTCGCCTTGGGAAGAGCGTTAGTGAGAGAGCCACGCGTTTTTCTCATGGACGAGCCTTTAAGCAATCTAGATGCTAAGCTTCGAGTTTACATGAGAGCTGAGCTTAAAAGATTACAGAGAGAACTCGGCATAACAACTATCTACGTTACTCACGACCAAGCCGAGGCTATGACAATGGCCGATAAAATAGTTATCATGAACGAGGGTAGAATAGAGC contains:
- a CDS encoding ABC transporter ATP-binding protein, translating into MARVAVKKLVKRFGQVVAVDHITFEAKDKEFLVLLGPSGCGKTTTLRLIAGLETPDDGEIWIGDKLVNELPPKERDVAMVFQSYALYPHMKVYDNIAFPLKIRNLPKKEIDKRVHEIAKLLKIEELLNRYPRQLSGGQQQRVALGRALVREPRVFLMDEPLSNLDAKLRVYMRAELKRLQRELGITTIYVTHDQAEAMTMADKIVIMNEGRIEQIGVPSELYHKPATLFVAGFIGAPAMNFIDASLVYEDSKVLLDSGFFKLELPDFIADMVRKERVSEVVMGIRPEHVHIVEKKEPEAFEVEVYVIEPLGGETIVDFVLGEKIHKIKYLGELDLKHGDKIYIKFDKKYLHIFDKRTGIAYA